CAAGATTTATTTGTTTATCTGATTGCATAAACCAGTGTTTATTTAATCTTTTCATACGATCATATCCTGCATTACGTAGTAAGTTTGCACGTGTTGTATCTTCACGTGTTCCATGTATCTGTGTTGCTCGGCTTTGTGCTACTTCTGTTATTGCACGTATTGCTGCTATTGTTGGATCAAGATGTGTTCCAATTCCAAGAGTTAGTAGTGCTGGATCTTTAAGAGTTAAATCTTCTGATACTGCTCCTATTGTTGGTATCTGATTATCAGATGTTAGATCTATTAGTTTTATTGATACATTTGCATCACTAAATTTCTTAAGTAATTCTTGTATGTATTCATTTTGAGTATTATCACATATAATTTCAGGTTTTACTTTTCTAAATGCTTCAAATAAACTCCATGCATCACGTTCTATTACTTCCATCATTCCATGAAATATTGCTTCTTCAATTGTATTTCCTGAGGCAAGTCCATTTGTATTTGAGTAGAATAAATGTTTAACATCACTACTATTATATGGGTGATATACTGCATTTGCTGGTATTAGTATTTCAGCACCTGTTTTTATTGAATATCCTTTTGTCCATTCAAGTGTATCATCATGGTATATGTCTTTTGGAAGTATGAGACTTTCAGGATCTAGTGATGTTTCAGGGTTATATTTTTGGTTTATGAATTTATCGCTATCCTGGATTTCTGCTGAGTATCTTTCTATAGCTTCCATGATTGATGATACTTTTGCATGTGTTTCATTTGGTCCTTTTCCTGCATATACACTTACAGCACCTTCCTCTGCCATTGGTCTTACTGATGTAAATACTGGTATTTTTATCCGGTCAAGATGGGTGATATTTGATGTTCTTGTTAATCCTATGTCTTTTGTGATTTTTTCAATATCATGTAGTGTATCTTCAGGCGATTGTGTGCGGTGTGTTGACTTTTTATATTTAATTTGTGATTCGTTTAACATAAAATAAAGTCTCTTTATAAAATTTTTTTTTATCAATATAATAGTTAGTTTTATGATTAATTGTATTTAAATAAGATTGATTAATAAATAAAATATTTTATAACTATAACTGTAGTTTAAATATAACTCATAAAAAGAAAAATTTAGATAAAAAAAAGAGGGGGGGGGGTGGGGGTTATAATTTATCGTCTTAGTGGCTCTGTTATTTTCCAACTGTTTGAATTTAGTAATTCATCTGCTTGTTTTTTAGCATGTTTATATTCACGTGTTTTTCTTTGGATAAGATTTTTGAAATAATGTACTCTTTGTGTTTCATCATATGCTTTTTTAATGAGTTTGTATTCTTCATAGTTATCTGCTATCATTACACGTTCAAAGACTTTCTTATTTCTATAATTTAAATACCTAAATATTTGATTATAAAGATTTGGATCATCTATTAGCTGTGTGAACTTTGATTTTATCTGATTGAAGTATGCTGGTTTATATTCTTCAGGTGTTTCTGAAAAATTGGTAAATTCATAAGTTAAAAGATCACGGAATAATATCTTCTTTTCATCCTCATTATCCATATCCTGTGCATATGCTTTACGAAGTAAGTCAAATTCTTCATGTGTTTCTGATATTATTACTTGTTGGAATATTTTCTTATTTGAATAATTTACATTACTAATTAAGTCATTATAGTATACAGAATCTTTTAGTATTAATAGGAAGTCATCACGTAGTGCTTGGTAGTATGTTTCTTTAAATTGTTCTTTGATTTTATTATATCTCATTATTCCAAGTGATACTTTACGATTTAGCAGATGTTTTTTATATCTTTCATACTGATCAAATTCCTTGAAAACTTTAATCATAAGATTTATTACATCTATTGAGTTAAGGAATCTTAGATCTCCTGCTGTTGTTGAACTTGTTGCATACCATCTTCTGATAAATAAAAATTCCTTAAGGAAGTATATTCTTTTAGCACAAAATAATGCTTTATAGAAGAAAACATTATCTTCAAAGATAAGTCCTTCAGGGAAGCGTATGTTATTATCCATTATGAATTTACGATTATATAGTTTACTCCATGGTGTTACACTTGCTTCAAACATTAAATCTCCAATATCCTCATGACTAAATACATTTTCGCCAACACATTTTGCTATTTTATCCATTGAGTAAACTTCTGTTTCATAGTAACGATCATTTGGATGATCATAGTTTATTGCCTTAAAAAGTACAAAGTCAACATTTTTTTCTTCAGCCTTTTTATAGGAATCTTCAAGAGCATTAAGTTCTAGTATATCATCTGAATCCATTAAGAATAGATATTTACCAGTTGCCATATCCATTCCACGATTTGTAGCTACAGCATGACCACCATTTTCTTGTCGTACTACAGTCATTCTTGGATCTTTTGCAGCATATTCATTTAGTATGTCAATTGAATTATCAGGTGATCCATCATCTATACAGATAATCTCAATATCTTCTAATGTTTGATTTACTATACTATCAAGGCAATCACGCAAGTAGTTTTCCACATTATATACTGGTATAACTACAGATACTTTTACCATTTTATATCATTTCCTCCACTTATCTTTTTTTTAGGTAAATCTTATTTGTTTCTGTTTCTTAGATTTCTTAGTACTTCTGTCATTTTCCAGCTGTTGGATGTCATGATTTCATCTTTGATTTTTCTTTGTTTTCTGATTTGTTTGTCAAGTTTTTCTGTATCATCCATTAGTGTTTCATATTCCTGGTTTACATCTGTTGCTATTTTTTGTATAACATTATATGATGCTTTTCTAACTTCATCCTCTGGGTATTTATCTTTTAATTCATCTTTATATTTAAGATATTTTTGTAGCATATCATATCCTATAAAGTTATCAGATAGTAGTATTTCTTCAAAGAGGCATTTTTTAATTTCCTTAAATTCATCAAGTTCAGGGTTTGTTTCAGGATTTTCCAGATATTTTATGAAGAACATTTCATCATCTTGGAAGTATTCATCAGGGTTATTGAAGATTTTTGGTACTATTTGTTGTAGTTGTTCATCATTTAAGTTATCCTGGAATTTCAGATAGTTAATGAATTCTTTTTTATATTCTCTAAGTGGAGATTCAAATCCTGCATCTTTTAGTATGTCCATTGTGTCTTTGAAGTGTTGAATGTATGCTTCCTTTTTTTCGTAAGTGTCGGTTTTTACATTTACTCCCCCACTTACTGAGTGGTTATATCCATATAAGTCTGTGTTTATTACATGTATTTCATCAAGTGTTGTTAGAATGTTTGCCAAGAATATTGGATCCTGTCCTCGTATAAGATCTGGGAATTGTATGTTGTTATCTTTTATGAAACTAGTTTTGTATATGTTTTTATAAAATGCCCATGGTATTCCATATTCTACTGGTTCTAGTACATCTTTTTGTATGAAGTAACTAAATCTTGCTGCTTTTGGATCATATTCTTTTTCAATACTTCTATCTTGTTTTATTCGTCTTAGGTTTGCACATACTATATCTGCATTGTTTTTATGTCCATACATGTACATTTTTTCTAATGCTTTTTCATCAAGGAAGCTATCATCTGCATCTAGAAATGCTATGTATTCACCAGTTGCTTGTTTAATCCCATAATTTCGTGCTTTTCCTGATCCTTGATTTTCTGTTTTATATATTTTTATGAATGGATATCTTATTTTAAGATTTTCTAGTGTTTGTTGTGCATCATCTGTTGAGCCATCATTTACACAAATTACTTCTATATCTTTTAGTGTTTGGTTTGTTATACTTTTAAATGTATCTTCTAGAAATTCTGCTTGATTATATACTGGCATTATTATTGAGATTTTTACCATTTTTCTTATTCCTCTTCTTTTTTTTATCTTATCTAAATTTTTTTTTATTCGATTATAAATAGTGGTGATGAGTATTTGTAGTATAGTTTTTGGAAGTTAGGTTTTAGTTTTTTAACTTTATTTTCATCTACTTGTTTTAGTACTTTATTTATACTTCTTCGTGTTGGCATATCGAGGTTTTTTATGTCCATATTGTTATTTTCAAGTATTATTTCAATGTATCTAAATAGTCTGTTATAAAATAGTTTTTCAACATCCTTATTTTTATAATCATGTTTATTAAATACATCAAATATGTCAAGAACTCGGTTCATTGGTAGTGTAAATGAACTAAATGTATTTGATGATGAGTTTGGATTTGATTCTCGATAGTAGTAGAATGCATCTGGAATATAACGGATTTTACGAGCTAGCATTGCTGTTTCATAGAAGAATGGATTATCAACCCATCCACCTGCTGGTTCTTCAAGAAGTTTGATATTATTTTCTTCTAAAAATTTTCTTCGATAGATTCCACTCCAAATTGATGGGTGTCCTTCAATAAATAATGGTTCATCATCTAATGTAAATGAGCTATTATTTTCTAATCTATCTTTTGCTTGATCTATATTTAGTGTGAAAGTATTATCTAAGTAGTCATATTGGTGGTAGAAGTTTCCTTTTATGATATCAACAGTGTTATTTTCATTCAGGTTATATAATGTTTCAAACATTTTAGGGTCAATATAGTCATCAGTTTCAACAATTGCAATATAATCTCCACGAGCTTTGCTTATTCCAAGATTTACTTGGTATCCATAGCTTTTCTTATCAGTATTTATTATTTGTATTCTTGAATCTTCTTTTGCATATTTTTGTAGTATTTCAACTGTCCCGTCTGTTGATCCTGCATCTATACATATTATTTCAAAATCAGTTAATGTTTGATCTAGTACACTTTTAATACATTGTTCTATGTAATTTCCAACATTTAATGATGGCATAATTACAGATATTTTTGGGTTATTTTGAGGCATGCTTTTTTGTTTCTCCGTTAAATTTATTTTTTTATTAATTATATATAAATTAAAAAATTAAGAATTCATAATTTAATGACTTTTATCTTAAAAGAAGCATATATCTCTCTTTTAACGTTTGTGAAAATAATAATATTATATTATTATTCTTGTTTTTTTTACTATTATATATTTTATTTAAAAATAGTAATAAAGTTAACTTTTTATCATGTTCAAGCATGTTTTAATTATTTAAAAAAAAGAAAATAAAAAGAGTGGAGTTTATATAAATGAAATCACTTGTGAAGCATATACGAGTAATGCTGAAAATATGATTGTTATAAGCCATATTGCTTTATTCCACTTAAATATTTTTGATCCATCAAACATTGGAATTGGTAATAGGTTAAAAAATGCAAGAAATGCGTTTACATTAAAACCTATTGCACAAATAAGGGATATATAAAACATTCCAAAAGTATGAATGTATGGTGCTATAATTAATCCAAGTGCAAGGAATATTATGGCAAGTACTAAGTTTATAACAGGTCCTGCTAGAGATATAATTCCATCTTCTTCATATGAAATTTGACCAGTAAGAGATGATATATATACAGCTCCTGGTGCTAGAAATACAAATCCAAAAAATGATGTTATTACTCCAAGAAGAAGACCTAAATTCCATTTTCTAAATTCTGCATAAAATCCATATTTCTGAGCTGCAAATTTATGTCCTAATTCATGAAGTAAGAAACTTAGTCCTACAGCAATAAATGATAATGGTATAAGTATAAGAAATAAGCCCATACTGCCATTGTCACTGAAAAGATATGCAAAAATTAGTGTTATTATAATGATTGTTATTGATAAATCCTTAATTTCAATACGTGAAAAATGAACTATTTTAATTTCCCCCATTTTATTTTTAAATTTAAGAAGTCCTTTATTATTCTATAAAAAAAATTAAAAAAAAGAGAAAGAAACAAATTAATTTTTTTTTTGCTTCTAGGATCCAATCTGTATAGTTTTTGATAACTTATTAAGTAAACTAGCAGCTGAAAATGCTGCAAGCATACTTGTTTTTGGATTTTCAGGACTACTTACATTTGATGTTATAGTGGTTAATTCACCAAAACTTCCTTTAAGATGAATTTCATGAGTATTATTCTTAATTTTAGGATCTGCAATTATTTTAACATCAACATTTATTCCTGAAGCTAAGCTAAGAGTTGATGATACATTAATATTTTTTGGAAACTTCTCTACTGCTTCTGATGCTTTTCCTTCAAATAAAACTTTTTCTTTATCATCATCTAATGTAATTCCAAGTGAAACAGGAGGTTTTCTAGTTGTAAGTGATACTTCATATATCTCACCCATACGTGCAGCTTTCACAGTATCAATACCTGTTATTGCACCTGTTGGAAGATATATTGTTGCATTATTATCTGATGCTAATTTTTCAAGATTACATCTAAATTCATCATCCATTAATGCTCCTACACTCATAATAACTACATCAACACCACTTTCTACTACTTGTGGTATTACTGATTTTACAGCACCTTGTGATGCTGATTCGAGTATTAAATCACTTTTTTCTATTAATTCATCAACAGAATTTATGGCTTTGGCTCCTATTTTGTCTGCTAGTTGTCTTGCATTTTCTATATTCATATCATAGAAGTATGCTAGATTAACATCCATCTTTCCTTCTAATTGAAAATTTACTAATGTTTTGGCAATAGATCCACAACCTATGATACCTATATTCATCAAATTATCCACTTTCTCCTAAATTTTTTTATTCTACTTTTTGTAATGATTGTTTTTTAATTGAAGATTTTTGGTTGTTGTTGAAGTGGTGCTTTTGCTTTTTTACTTAAAGCAGCATGGTATTGTGCAAGTTTATTTTGGTCAATAATTATAATATCTCCAACTGCTGTTACAATTTCATATGGAATATCAATTATATCTTCTGCTGCCATAATTGGTTGTTCTTCTTCTTCCTCATCTGGTACTAATCTCATTGAGTTTCTTAGTACATCACGTAGTCCACCAACACTTTTTGTATCTTCTGCCATTGGTTTGGTTTTGAAAAATGAAATTCTTCCTTTTTTAATGTTTAATACTACTTCTTTTACTTTCCCTACGTATTTTCCTTCTGTGTTGTAGATGCTTTTGTCATAAAAACTTTTTAAATGTATCATTTTATATCACACTCGATTTTTTTAAGTTAATCCTTAATTTTCTTTTATATAAATATTCTTTTACATTTTTCAAGTATCTAATAATATTTATATTAAATCCTATATTTTTTCTCTCTTTTTTTAATATTTTCCAATTAAAAAGAATATTTTCTAAACTGTTAATAATATATATTTGATTTATTATATATTTATTTTCTTTAAAAAAGTAAAGTTTAAATTAAATTTATCATTCATCATACTAAATTTAAGATAAAAGATAAAATAAACCCTAAATAATAAAATAAAATGAAAAACAAAAAATACTAATAGAATAACAAAATATTTTTTTAGAATATTATTATATATTTATTGAGAGATTAAACATGTGGGATACAAGTAAAGATTACAGATTAAAAGTTGCAGAAAAGTCAATAGAAGACTTTATACGAGTTGTTGAAGGATCAAATTTACGTGGATCATGGAATAAAAAAAAGGTACGACTTCTTGCAAAAGATATGAATCCTGATATTCAAACATTATATTATTCATACATTACACCAGCAGAAATGGCTCAAACACCACAAATGGAAAGTTTACTAAATAGTATTGATGAAATTATTGAAAATCTTGGTGGTGAAGATTACTCTAAGAAATTCCAAGCTGAACTAAATCGTGAAGAACGTGAAAAAATAGAACTTCCACTTTCTAAGATGAAATTCTTCTTTAATACATTTAGAGGATTACCTGATAGACTTAGACTTGGAGAAGTTGATGATCCTGTAATGGGTGTTGATATTAAAGTTGGTGAACTTGTAAGTGTAAGTAAACATCCAAGAACAGATAATTTAATGGTATGTAATGTTAATCTTGGAAGTCGAGCAATAACAGTTATAACAAATGATTTATCTGTAAAAGATAATGACCGTGTAGCTGTTGCTCTTCTTCCACCAACAGCATTTATGGGAATTTCAAGTGAAGGAATGTTTTTAGGTGCAGGTGAAGGAATTCTAAAAGATGTAGAAGGTGATCTTGGAGCACTTCCACAACATTTTGATGTAGCAGCACTTAATGAAACACGTAACATGGTAGATCAATATCTTAAAGATTAAGAAATTATACTTCATCTTATTTTTTTTCTTTTTTTTCTAATTTTTTATATGATTATTTATTTCATCAAGACTTGAAATAAGACTACTTAACTCATTTTCACGAATTTCAGTGTCCATATCAAGAAGATATGTTTTATAGATATTAATTGCAATAACAACTACAATTATTACAGATGCAAATATTAAAATTAATTCAACTGATATTTGAGCTTTATCATCGAGAAAATTCATATAAGTCCTCCAAGAAGTACAGTTTTAAAAAATATGCCACTTATATAATATATTCCAAGGGAGGTTGGTATTATTATGAGGCTAAATTGTAGTGCTTTTTTATAGTTTGAATACATTACAATTGAAAGTAGAAAACTTATAAGAATTGAATGAATAATGATATATCCAATACTGACAATTGGCATTATTCCAATTAGTGGATTTGTACGTCCTGCATGTTGAATAAATTCAGCATATAAACTTATCATTGAAAATGAAAATGGTATTGCTATAATTGATGATATTAAAAGAAACATTACAGACATCATAATACTTGCACGTCGTTCACGCTTTAGGATGATATTTTCTGTAAGATCTTCTGAAATCATAACTAGAATGTCAGCAAGGTTTGCTCCAGATTCTTTTGAATGTATTATTATTTCAAATGTATGATGTAAGTTTTCAGATTTATTTCGTTTTGCTATATTTAGTAGAGATTCATTAAATGGTTTTCCAAATCGTATTTCTGTTAATGCTCTTTTTATTTCATTATTAAGATATCCTTTTGTATTTTGTGATATTTCATATAGTGCTGATTCAAGTCCTAGTCCTACTTTAAGAAGACTTGAAAGTTGATTTAGGTATTGTGGTAGTTCTGATTCTATTTTGTCTTTAATTTTCTCATTTTTATAGATTATATAGTTTATAATTAGAATTGTTGGTATGAAAAATGCTATTATACAACTAAGTTTTGAGATATTTAATATCCATGATATTATGAATGTTATGATGGATAAAATTAAACTTATTAGTACTATTATTATGACTAGTTCTTCAATTTTTATATAGAAATTTATTTTTATGAGTGTTTCTTGTATTGAATTTAGTTTTTGTTCTGATATTGTGTTTTTTATGAGTTGTGATGTGATGTTGATTATTTTTTTATACATAACAAAATTATTACTAATATATCTTAAAAGTATTACATTTATATTTTTTTAAAATAAGCAAAAAAAATTATAAAAAAAGAAAAAAATAAAAAGCGATCTTTTAAATTTTAAATTACAAAATCAAGTTTTTTAGGAAGTTTACGTGTTAAAACTTCAGGATTATTAGAAACTAAAACATCATCCTCAATTCTTACACCCAGTTCTCCAGGAATATAAATACCAGGCTCAATTGTAATAACCATATTCTCCTCAAGTAAAGAATCATTATTAAATGATATATTTGGTGACTCATGAATATCTAAACCAAAACTATGACCAGTACTATGAATAAAATAATCACCATAACCATAATCTGCAATTACATCACGTGCAGCTTTATCAACATCACTACATTTAACACCAGGTGCTACTACATCATATGCTGCCTTTTGAGCTTCAAGTACAATATCCCATATTTCTTCTTGACGTTCTGTATCTATAAATGTACGTGTTATATCAGAACAGTAATGATCATAGCGTGCTCCCCAGTCAACCACAATAGGAGTTTCCACCTTATTATCTGTAGGAACACTATGTGGTGAACTTGAACGTACAGCTGATGCTACAATAGTATCAAAAGCAGGATTATTTGAACCATTAATATTCATATTAAATTCAAGTGTTGCAGCTGCATATTTTTCAGATTTTGTAAAGTCAATTTCATATATTGATTTTGAAGCAATTTCTATAGATTTTCGAATTTTATCAATTTCATCAGATGTTTTTATCATCCGTGCTTTTTCTATTGCATCAGACATTTTAAGCTTTGAAAT
This window of the Methanosphaera cuniculi genome carries:
- a CDS encoding YcaO-related McrA-glycine thioamidation protein, yielding MLNESQIKYKKSTHRTQSPEDTLHDIEKITKDIGLTRTSNITHLDRIKIPVFTSVRPMAEEGAVSVYAGKGPNETHAKVSSIMEAIERYSAEIQDSDKFINQKYNPETSLDPESLILPKDIYHDDTLEWTKGYSIKTGAEILIPANAVYHPYNSSDVKHLFYSNTNGLASGNTIEEAIFHGMMEVIERDAWSLFEAFRKVKPEIICDNTQNEYIQELLKKFSDANVSIKLIDLTSDNQIPTIGAVSEDLTLKDPALLTLGIGTHLDPTIAAIRAITEVAQSRATQIHGTREDTTRANLLRNAGYDRMKRLNKHWFMQSDKQINLEDMPNMSHDTFRENIEFTMKQLEKSDVNDAYYVDLTRDIKIPVVRVIIPGMELYSVDTMRIGERLRPENGFY
- a CDS encoding type II secretion system F family protein encodes the protein MYKKIINITSQLIKNTISEQKLNSIQETLIKINFYIKIEELVIIIVLISLILSIITFIISWILNISKLSCIIAFFIPTILIINYIIYKNEKIKDKIESELPQYLNQLSSLLKVGLGLESALYEISQNTKGYLNNEIKRALTEIRFGKPFNESLLNIAKRNKSENLHHTFEIIIHSKESGANLADILVMISEDLTENIILKRERRASIMMSVMFLLISSIIAIPFSFSMISLYAEFIQHAGRTNPLIGIMPIVSIGYIIIHSILISFLLSIVMYSNYKKALQFSLIIIPTSLGIYYISGIFFKTVLLGGLI
- a CDS encoding glycosyltransferase family 2 protein, coding for MVKISIIMPVYNQAEFLEDTFKSITNQTLKDIEVICVNDGSTDDAQQTLENLKIRYPFIKIYKTENQGSGKARNYGIKQATGEYIAFLDADDSFLDEKALEKMYMYGHKNNADIVCANLRRIKQDRSIEKEYDPKAARFSYFIQKDVLEPVEYGIPWAFYKNIYKTSFIKDNNIQFPDLIRGQDPIFLANILTTLDEIHVINTDLYGYNHSVSGGVNVKTDTYEKKEAYIQHFKDTMDILKDAGFESPLREYKKEFINYLKFQDNLNDEQLQQIVPKIFNNPDEYFQDDEMFFIKYLENPETNPELDEFKEIKKCLFEEILLSDNFIGYDMLQKYLKYKDELKDKYPEDEVRKASYNVIQKIATDVNQEYETLMDDTEKLDKQIRKQRKIKDEIMTSNSWKMTEVLRNLRNRNK
- a CDS encoding tRNA-binding protein, which encodes MWDTSKDYRLKVAEKSIEDFIRVVEGSNLRGSWNKKKVRLLAKDMNPDIQTLYYSYITPAEMAQTPQMESLLNSIDEIIENLGGEDYSKKFQAELNREEREKIELPLSKMKFFFNTFRGLPDRLRLGEVDDPVMGVDIKVGELVSVSKHPRTDNLMVCNVNLGSRAITVITNDLSVKDNDRVAVALLPPTAFMGISSEGMFLGAGEGILKDVEGDLGALPQHFDVAALNETRNMVDQYLKD
- a CDS encoding M24 family metallopeptidase, producing MNNEKIIDKLTEENFDSMFVFKPENIKYISDFYPTSFAYLVIANDEPILYVNSIDKQDAEAQSKIETCDIKKLSEIKDLLVGNIAVEGSVDFEYLKYLTNDISKLKMSDAIEKARMIKTSDEIDKIRKSIEIASKSIYEIDFTKSEKYAAATLEFNMNINGSNNPAFDTIVASAVRSSSPHSVPTDNKVETPIVVDWGARYDHYCSDITRTFIDTERQEEIWDIVLEAQKAAYDVVAPGVKCSDVDKAARDVIADYGYGDYFIHSTGHSFGLDIHESPNISFNNDSLLEENMVITIEPGIYIPGELGVRIEDDVLVSNNPEVLTRKLPKKLDFVI
- a CDS encoding aspartate dehydrogenase translates to MNIGIIGCGSIAKTLVNFQLEGKMDVNLAYFYDMNIENARQLADKIGAKAINSVDELIEKSDLILESASQGAVKSVIPQVVESGVDVVIMSVGALMDDEFRCNLEKLASDNNATIYLPTGAITGIDTVKAARMGEIYEVSLTTRKPPVSLGITLDDDKEKVLFEGKASEAVEKFPKNINVSSTLSLASGINVDVKIIADPKIKNNTHEIHLKGSFGELTTITSNVSSPENPKTSMLAAFSAASLLNKLSKTIQIGS
- a CDS encoding site-2 protease family protein, whose product is MGEIKIVHFSRIEIKDLSITIIIITLIFAYLFSDNGSMGLFLILIPLSFIAVGLSFLLHELGHKFAAQKYGFYAEFRKWNLGLLLGVITSFFGFVFLAPGAVYISSLTGQISYEEDGIISLAGPVINLVLAIIFLALGLIIAPYIHTFGMFYISLICAIGFNVNAFLAFFNLLPIPMFDGSKIFKWNKAIWLITIIFSALLVYASQVISFI
- a CDS encoding glycosyltransferase family 2 protein, with the protein product MVKVSVVIPVYNVENYLRDCLDSIVNQTLEDIEIICIDDGSPDNSIDILNEYAAKDPRMTVVRQENGGHAVATNRGMDMATGKYLFLMDSDDILELNALEDSYKKAEEKNVDFVLFKAINYDHPNDRYYETEVYSMDKIAKCVGENVFSHEDIGDLMFEASVTPWSKLYNRKFIMDNNIRFPEGLIFEDNVFFYKALFCAKRIYFLKEFLFIRRWYATSSTTAGDLRFLNSIDVINLMIKVFKEFDQYERYKKHLLNRKVSLGIMRYNKIKEQFKETYYQALRDDFLLILKDSVYYNDLISNVNYSNKKIFQQVIISETHEEFDLLRKAYAQDMDNEDEKKILFRDLLTYEFTNFSETPEEYKPAYFNQIKSKFTQLIDDPNLYNQIFRYLNYRNKKVFERVMIADNYEEYKLIKKAYDETQRVHYFKNLIQRKTREYKHAKKQADELLNSNSWKITEPLRR
- a CDS encoding glycosyltransferase family 2 protein; this encodes MPQNNPKISVIMPSLNVGNYIEQCIKSVLDQTLTDFEIICIDAGSTDGTVEILQKYAKEDSRIQIINTDKKSYGYQVNLGISKARGDYIAIVETDDYIDPKMFETLYNLNENNTVDIIKGNFYHQYDYLDNTFTLNIDQAKDRLENNSSFTLDDEPLFIEGHPSIWSGIYRRKFLEENNIKLLEEPAGGWVDNPFFYETAMLARKIRYIPDAFYYYRESNPNSSSNTFSSFTLPMNRVLDIFDVFNKHDYKNKDVEKLFYNRLFRYIEIILENNNMDIKNLDMPTRRSINKVLKQVDENKVKKLKPNFQKLYYKYSSPLFIIE
- a CDS encoding PRC-barrel domain-containing protein — encoded protein: MIHLKSFYDKSIYNTEGKYVGKVKEVVLNIKKGRISFFKTKPMAEDTKSVGGLRDVLRNSMRLVPDEEEEEQPIMAAEDIIDIPYEIVTAVGDIIIIDQNKLAQYHAALSKKAKAPLQQQPKIFN
- a CDS encoding class III signal peptide-containing protein; translation: MNFLDDKAQISVELILIFASVIIVVVIAINIYKTYLLDMDTEIRENELSSLISSLDEINNHIKN